A window of the Halichoerus grypus chromosome 2, mHalGry1.hap1.1, whole genome shotgun sequence genome harbors these coding sequences:
- the LOC118540884 gene encoding olfactory receptor 2T33-like: MKIWNTTSDFILLGLFNHTEAHLFLFVMVLTIAFTSLVGNALMIFLIHQDARLHMPMYFLLSHLSLMDMMLVSTVVPKMAADYLTGQKSISPAGCGLQIFFFITLEGGECFLLASMSYDRYVAICHPLRYPVLMSWQLCLRMTVGSWFLGAADGLMQAAATLSFPFCDAHEINHFFCEAPTLVRLACADTSVFENVMYICCVLMLLVPFSLILVSYSLIFAAVLEMHSREARKKAFATCSSHLSVVGLFYGAAIFIYMRPKSYRSANHDKIVSVFYTIFTPLLNPIIYSLRNSDVKGALRKCMGQGAALSHE; encoded by the coding sequence ATGAAAATCTGGAACACCACCTCAGATTTCATTCTCCTAGGACTCTTTAACCACACAGAAGCCCACCTATTTCTCTTTGTGATGGTTCTGACAATTGCCTTCACCTCCCTAGTGGGCAATGCCCTCATGATTTTCCTGATTCACCAGGATGCTCGGCTCCACATGCCCATGTACTTCCTACTGAGCCACCTCTCCCTCATGGACATGATGCTGGTCTCCACCGTTGTGCCCAAAATGGCAGCTGACTACTTGACTGGCCAGAAGTCCATCTCCCCTGCTGGCTGTGGGTTGCAGATCTTCTTCTTCATCACTTTGGAAGGGGGCGAGTGCTTCCTCTTAGCATCCATGTCCTATGACCGCTATGTGGCTATTTGCCACCCACTGAGATACCCTGTTCTCATGAGCTGGCAATTATGCCTGAGAATGACTGTGGGGTCTTGGTTCCTGGGGGCAGCTGATGGGCTCATGCAGGCTGCTGCTACCCTGAGCTTCCCATTTTGCGATGCACATGAGATCAATCATTTCTTCTGTGAGGCCCCTACCCTAGTGCGTTTGGCTTGTGCTGACACATCagtctttgaaaatgtcatgTACATCTGCTGTGTATTAATGCTCCTGGTCCCATTTTCTCTCATCCTGGTTTCCTATAGTCTCATCTTTGCTGCAGTTCTCGAGATGCATTCTAGAGAGGCCCGCAAGAAGGCTTTTGCCACCTGCTCCTCACATCTCTCTGTGGTGGGACTCTTTTATGGAGCTGCCATTTTTATCTACATGAGACCCAAATCCTACAGGTCAGCTAATCATGATAAAATAGTATCAGTGTTCTATACTATCTTCACTCCTTTGTTGAACCCTATCATCTACAGTCTGAGGAACAGTGATGTCAAGGGAGCCCTGAGAAAGTGCATGGGTCAGGGTGCTGCCTTAAGTCATGAGTAA